The uncultured Cohaesibacter sp. genomic sequence GTAGTCCTTGCGGATCTGCACGGTGGAAAGGTTGGAACCGAAGGTTGATGCCTGTTTGCGCAGGGTGATCAGTGCGTCGGACAAAGCATCAAGCTTGAGATTCGACTCATCGGTGTCGAGCGTGGTTGCATCAGTCAGAGCAAGCCCGGAAGAGGTCAGATCAGAGGAAGAAATGGTCAGTTCTGATTTGGTCTCATCACGTTTTTCGTTGAATGACACAGTCAGGTTATTGCTCGACCCATCGATCAGGTTGATGCCGTTGTAGCTGGAATCTCGCGCAAGTTCATCGATTTGATCCATAATGTCGTTATACTGATCAACCAGTTCAGTATTGGAAGCGTCCTGCGTATCAGCGTAGTTCGTGATCGTCAGAACGTCGTTTGTGGCTGCGGCTGCACCGGTGAAGGTTGCATCGGTACCACCTGCATCCGTTTGGGTTAAGGGGCCAGCACCATCCGGGTCAATGGAGGCGAATGTACCAAAGCCAAGGCCTGCCCAAACGGAGGTATCCTGAGCACCTGCGGAATCCGCAGCGCCATCATCATGGGAGATCGTCAGGCTCAGCTCGGCGTTGCCGTTGGCGCTGATATCCAAACGACCGTCTTCAGTGATCTTGGCAGTTGCAACGCCGGAAGCGTTGATGTCGTCAACCAGGTCTTTGACGGTGTAGGCCTGAGAACCAGTGGTGTCGAGGTCACCATCGGTGAGGCTTTCTCCCGTATTGGAGAAATGCTCGATCAGGTCGAAGGTCTTGGTTACGCCGGAAGCAGATTTGGATTCGATCGTGAAGTTGGTGCCGGCAGCAAAGCCGATATTTGCACTATTGAGGGCAACCCCTTCAGCGCGTTCTTTGGCAGTGGATTCAGATGCGCCCGAGGTATTTATGCTACGGTTGCCCTGAATGTTGGTGCCAGTGTTGGAATTGTTGTTTGATTGAGCCTGACGAACGGTTGCCTGTGCACTTTCTACCAGATCGGTAATCGCGGAGATACCATTGTCAGCAGCTTCGATCGTTTTGATCGAGTTGGAAATGCCGTCCAGCAGATTGCTAAGGTCGTTGGCGCGAGCGCCGAGGCTTTCAGAGGTAAAGAAGTTGGTTGGGTTGTCCAACGCGGAGTTGACTTTTTTACCGGTTGCCAGGCGATTTTGTGTTGTTGACATCATGTCCGCGGTTTTTTGCAGGGACAGAAGGTTCGAACGCACGCCGGCTGAGAGAGTGATATCCGAAGACATTGGGTTACCTTTCTGGGTACTCACACACAGATATTGTTTATAGAGCCTCCTTCTGAGGCTTAATCAGATGTTCGCGCTTAAACACTAATTTAAGGTTAACCGGACCTTTCCTATTAACCTAAACAAAGTGTTTCATTTCTATCTGTACAAAATGACGGGGTTTCTGTTTCGGGGCAGAAGTCTGGAAATGATTGGAAATTTAAATTTGTCTTAATGACGCAGGAAAAAGGTTAAAAAAAACGGGGCCAGTTGGCCCCGTTTCGCGTCGGTATCGTGCTTTGAGATTAGCGCAGGAAGCTGAGAACTGCCTGGTCGGCCTGCGATGCAAGAGACAGAGCCGTGGTCGACAGAGACTGACGGGTCTGCAGTGCGAGCATGTTTGCACCTTCCTCGTTGGTATCAGCAAGAACCAGATCATCCGCACCTGTCTGCAGCGTATTGATCATGTCTTTGGTGAATTCCTCGCGGATCGTCACCGTGTTCAGCTGAGAACCAAAGCTGGAGGCCTGTGTCCGCAGCGTAGAAAGGGCTTCAGACAAAGCGTCGAGCTGATTGTTCGAGTCTTCCGTGTTCAACGAGGTTGCGTCAGCCAAGCCGAGGCCGGCAGAGCTCAGGTCCGCGGACTCGATGGTCAGTTCGGACTTGGTATCATCACGTTTTTCGTTGAAGGCAACAGTCAGATCACTGCCTGTTCCGTTGATCAGGTTGATACCATTGAAGCTGGAGTCACGAGCGAGTTCATCGATCTGATCCATGATATCATTAAACTGTGAAACCAGCTCGGTATTGGAAGCATCCTGTGTACCAGCATAGTTCTTGATCGTCAGAACGTCGTTTGTGGCCGCTGCCGCGCCGGCGAAGGTTGCGTCGGTGTCACCTGGATCGGTGGCGCCATCGCTAGCCGGGTCGATGTCTGCGAAGGTACCAAAACCAAGGCCTGCCCAAACCGAAGTATCCTGAGCACCTGCGGAATCCGCTGCGCCATCATCATGGGAAATGGTCAGGGTCAGCTCGGCGTTGCCGTTGGCACTGATATCAAGACGACCGTCTTCTGTGATCTTGGCGGTCGCAACGCCAGAAGCGTTGATGTCGTCGACCAGATCTTTGACGGTGTAGGCCTGAGAACCAGTGGTGTCGAGGTCGCCGTCAGTGAGGCTTTCACCAGTGTTGGAGAAATGCTCAATCAGGTCGAAGGTCTTGGTTACACCAGATTCGGACTTGGATTCGACGGTGAAGTTGGTGCCTGCAGCAAAGCCGATATTTGCGCTGTTGAGGGCGATGCCTTCTGCGCGTTCTTTGGCCGTTGATTCAGATGCACCAGAGGTGTTGATGCCTGCTGTGCCCTGAATGCTTGTGCCGGTGTTGGAGGCGTTGGCTGCAAGAGCCTGGTTCACCGTGGACTGCGCACTTTCAACCAGATCGGTAATCGCAGAAATACCGTTGTCGGCAGCTTCGAGAACCTTGGTGGCGTTCCCGATGGAGTCCATCAGGTTGTTCAGCTCGTTTGCGCGGCTGTTCAAGTTTGCCGAAGTGAAGAAGTTGGTTGGATTGTCAAGCGCGGAGTTGACTTTTTTACCCGTTGCCAGACGCCCTTGGGTGGTCTGCATCATTTCTGCGGTGTTCTGCAGGGAAAGCAGGTTCGAGCGTACGCCGGCGGATAGAGTGATATCGGACATTTTATCCATAACCTTTCTGGTTAGTACTCGTCAGCCCTTCGTGGGCTTTGTCCTTCTTGGACAGCGACCGTTCGTGGTCACCTGCAGATTGCGCGTCAAACCAGAATCATTTGTAAAAATAGTTGGTTAACGGAAAGCAAGGTTAATAGAGAGTAAGTTTTTCTGTCCTATGGTTACCAAAATATGGATAGGTAGAATTGACAGGTGGGAATCTCTTTGCAAACAATCGGCTAGAGATTTTGCAGATGTATCAAATTAGGAAATTTGGTGTTTCTCGTAAAAAGCGGGATGAGGAAAACCGGCACCTTTGGCGCTCGAGTCTTTCGAATGCACAGAGAAAATTTTTAAAAGTTATGGTCGGCTGGTAATATTTGAAGATAAGTCCGCACCGAAACTGGGGCGCGAACGCGGCCCCGAGCGAGCTTGCAAGAGGGAAAGTGGGCGGGAATGGCGCGAAAATTGAGCCGCATCATTCCTTGTTTGAAAGGGCTCCATAGGAGCGGACTTCCTGCAAGGCTAGAGATTGAGAAAATTCGCTTCGCCCAGATTCAAAATGGTTTGCCAGGTTTCATCGGTTATAACAGGTTGATTTCCGCTCAAGGCACGTTCGCTTGCGGCTTGAACTCTGCCCTGCCAATCCGGTTCGGTTGGTGCAATAGGGGGCTCAAGCCCGAGCATTGAGCAGATGCCCTCTATCTTTGGCGTGTTCGAAGGAAGGCATACGACAGGGGTTTGTAAGCTTGCAGCCGCAATCGTATGGTGAAATCTTGCCGAAACCAGCAGGCTTGCGGAGCTGATCCCGTCTATCCACTCGTCCATATCACTTGCGTTCAGCAATTCCAGTTGAGGAAGCGCGCTTTTCATTTGTTCAAAATGCTTCAGGTCCTCTGGGGCCGGATTGTTCTTGGCGCCGGCAAGATATATGGCTTTTCTGTCGCCCTCGAGGAGAGGGTGAAGCGCAGCCACCAATTGTTTGGCCATTATATTGTTGAGTGAGACCCCGCCTGCCAATATGATCGGGCCATCGTGGCTGACTGATCGCTTATAGCCGTTGCGCGCGATAAAACGGGGCAGGCAGTCAAAGCTTTGAACCGCATTTACGCCCAAACGCTTCAAGATCTGGGTCGAGTGTATTTCACGGCTTGCAACCAGATCCAGGTGCTTGAGGATTTCACCGTAAAACTGGTCAACTTTTTCTGAGGGCTCAAGGTTGCCGCTCGGATAAGCTGAATGATTGATAAGGGCGACGGTCTTGTTTGCGTATTTTTTTGCGAAATACATCAGATAGAGGAGTTGCCAAGGGCCCAGAGCGTGCTCGTGCATTGTACCCTCGCCATTGCAGAGTACGAGATCGGCTTGTGTGATGGCCCGCACAATCGGCATATTGGCTGTAGTAAAGCGTTTGGCGATCGAACTGCTGTCAAAGTCACTTATTTGTTGCGGCAACTCGGGAAGGGGGGTGTGTGTTTGCTCGACCGGGAGATAATTGACGTAGTAACCACGCTCCACAAGGGTATTATAAATCTCGATTGACGTGCCAAAACAGCCCCAGTGATATGAGTTGGCGGTGAAATTGAGTATTAAGCAGTTTTTTCGGAGCAAGGTCGCCTCCGCTGTGTGTGGCTATTCTAGCTGCAGCCATGTTACGCTGTTTCCGAATATTCTGACTTCTAAAATTCTAAACTCCAGAATCAATTATACCCTGATTTACTGGACGATACAGCCCGCATTCTCCATTCTGGGGAAGCGGGGATGGTCGGTTTACTGGATCGCTCGGGCATGTTCGTATCAGACACATGTTCCGGCGCCTTATGTTCATCCATTTCGTCTGATGGCCTACACCCGAGATGCTTGACAGCCCGTGCTTGTCTGCTTCATTCTTTTTTCACTTTCCAATTTTTCTACCTGTTTGGACTGCGCTCTGGCTTCATGACGAAACTTTCAGTAAGGCAAACCCTCTCGCGCGCGAAGTCATTTGCCCGCAAAGGTGAAATGGATAAGGCCAAAGCCTTATATCAATCTATTCTTGATGACTTTCCTTCCAACATCAGTGCCAAACGCGCGCTTGAAAAGCTTTCCCAAGCTCAGGTGAAAGCCACTCTATCGGACATGCCTGCTGATCAAGTTCTCTCTGTTGAGACCGAAGAAGATGCGCGCAGGACATATGATTTCACCAGCACTCTTGTGAAAAGCGTTCCGTCTTCTCTGGTCGCTTGGTCTTTGTTAGGGGATGCAAGCCGAAAGCTTGGTTTGCTGAATGAAGCGGAGAGCGCCTATAGAAAGGCGATTGAGCTCGATCCATCCAGCGCGGACCTGCAAAATAAGTTGGGCGTTGTATACAGAGAGCAGGGCAGGATTGAAGAGGGCGTTCTTTGCTATCAAGAGGCACTCAGTCTGGATAGCCGAAATGCCGAGGCCTATGTCAATCTTGGTATTGTTTTCAGGAAACTGGGGCGGCTTGAAGAAGCAGAACTGTTCTATCGTAAGGCAATTGAGTTTCAGCCAACTTCATCGAATGCGTTTAATAATTTGGGCAATGTATTGCGCCTGCTGGGACGACAGCAAGACGCTGTGGCCGCTTTCGAACAAGCGCTGCAGAATGATCCATCCTCTAGGCTTGCTCTGAATAATCTTGGGTCTACCTATCGTACGCAAATGATGTTCGATAAAGCGATCAATGCCTTTGAACGGTCATTGGAGTTGGCGCCTGACTGCGCGGATACCAAGGCTGAGCTGATTTGGACTTGCGCCAATATTTGTGATTGGGAGAGTTCGAAAAGATGGTTGGCGCAGGCTGCTACCCTCGGTGCCGCTTCTGATCCCGTGCAACCATTCATGTTGATTTCCGTCGATGGTAGCGCGCAAAACCAGTATTTGCGTGCGAAAACCTATGCGCGCTGTACATTCGGGCAGCAAGCGGACCTGCGACCACAGTGGCCCGCTGGGGAGCGTATCAGGATTGGCTATTTTGGTTCAGACTTTCACGACCATGCAACAATGCATCTGATTTCCGGCCTTCTTCGGTCTCATGACAGATCTCGGTTTGAAATATTCGTTTACAGTTATGGCGTCCATTCTGGTGGTGAATGGCATGATTTTATCATCGAGCATTGCGATCATTTTTTCGACATAAGCGGGCAAGGCGACCATGTCGTATTGGAGTTGGTGCATTCCCATCAGATTGACGTGGCCTTCGACCTTAAAGGATACACGAAAGATTCAAGGATAGAGCTATTTCAATATGGGCTTGCACCTATTCAGATAAGCTATCTTGGTTATCCCGGAACAGTCGCTGCCGACTTCATGGACTATATCATTGCGGATGAGGTTGTGATTTCAGAGAAGCAAAGAGCGTTCTTTAGCGAGAAGATCATTTACTTGCCGAACAGCTATCAACCCAACGATAATCAGCGAATGATCGCGCCAAGGTCCGTGTCGCGCAGCGAGGCTGGCCTGCCCGAAAACGGATTTGTTTTCTGCTGTTTCAACAATAGCTACAAGATTTCTTCGTCGGAATTTGATATCTGGATGCGCTTGCTTGACGACGTCGAGGGCAGCGTTCTTTGGCTATTGAACACCAACGAATTTGCAAAGACCAATCTTAAAGCAGAAGCAAAGAAGCGCAATATTGATTCCGAACGCATTGTCTTTGCCGATTGGGTTCCGCAGGATGAGCATCTCGCTCGATTTAAGCTCGCGGATCTTTTTGTTGATACATTTATCTGCAATGCCCATACGACTGCTAGTGATGCGCTTTGGGCTGGTGTGCCCGTTGTCACCATGGTTGGTGATCAGTTTCCTGCAAGAGTTGCAGCCAGTTTGCTCTATGCCGTTGGATTGGGAGAATTGGTGACGTCTTCAAGAGCTGACTATGAGCATCTGATCAAGACATTGGCTACTGATCCCGCTCGCTTAAGGGCTCTTCGAGAGCATTTAGAAGGCGATAGGATGCGCCTGCCCTTGTTCGATACAGAACGCTATACACGCAATTTTGAAGAGGGAATTGCCAAGGCTTATGCCATCCACTCAAAC encodes the following:
- a CDS encoding flagellin; protein product: MSDITLSAGVRSNLLSLQNTAEMMQTTQGRLATGKKVNSALDNPTNFFTSANLNSRANELNNLMDSIGNATKVLEAADNGISAITDLVESAQSTVNQALAANASNTGTSIQGTAGINTSGASESTAKERAEGIALNSANIGFAAGTNFTVESKSESGVTKTFDLIEHFSNTGESLTDGDLDTTGSQAYTVKDLVDDINASGVATAKITEDGRLDISANGNAELTLTISHDDGAADSAGAQDTSVWAGLGFGTFADIDPASDGATDPGDTDATFAGAAAATNDVLTIKNYAGTQDASNTELVSQFNDIMDQIDELARDSSFNGINLINGTGSDLTVAFNEKRDDTKSELTIESADLSSAGLGLADATSLNTEDSNNQLDALSEALSTLRTQASSFGSQLNTVTIREEFTKDMINTLQTGADDLVLADTNEEGANMLALQTRQSLSTTALSLASQADQAVLSFLR
- a CDS encoding polysaccharide pyruvyl transferase family protein; translation: MLRKNCLILNFTANSYHWGCFGTSIEIYNTLVERGYYVNYLPVEQTHTPLPELPQQISDFDSSSIAKRFTTANMPIVRAITQADLVLCNGEGTMHEHALGPWQLLYLMYFAKKYANKTVALINHSAYPSGNLEPSEKVDQFYGEILKHLDLVASREIHSTQILKRLGVNAVQSFDCLPRFIARNGYKRSVSHDGPIILAGGVSLNNIMAKQLVAALHPLLEGDRKAIYLAGAKNNPAPEDLKHFEQMKSALPQLELLNASDMDEWIDGISSASLLVSARFHHTIAAASLQTPVVCLPSNTPKIEGICSMLGLEPPIAPTEPDWQGRVQAASERALSGNQPVITDETWQTILNLGEANFLNL
- a CDS encoding flagellin; amino-acid sequence: MSSDITLSAGVRSNLLSLQKTADMMSTTQNRLATGKKVNSALDNPTNFFTSESLGARANDLSNLLDGISNSIKTIEAADNGISAITDLVESAQATVRQAQSNNNSNTGTNIQGNRSINTSGASESTAKERAEGVALNSANIGFAAGTNFTIESKSASGVTKTFDLIEHFSNTGESLTDGDLDTTGSQAYTVKDLVDDINASGVATAKITEDGRLDISANGNAELSLTISHDDGAADSAGAQDTSVWAGLGFGTFASIDPDGAGPLTQTDAGGTDATFTGAAAATNDVLTITNYADTQDASNTELVDQYNDIMDQIDELARDSSYNGINLIDGSSNNLTVSFNEKRDETKSELTISSSDLTSSGLALTDATTLDTDESNLKLDALSDALITLRKQASTFGSNLSTVQIRKDYTKEMINTLQTGADNLVLADSNEEGANMLALQTRQTLSTTALSLASQADQAVTSFLRA
- a CDS encoding tetratricopeptide repeat protein; translated protein: MTKLSVRQTLSRAKSFARKGEMDKAKALYQSILDDFPSNISAKRALEKLSQAQVKATLSDMPADQVLSVETEEDARRTYDFTSTLVKSVPSSLVAWSLLGDASRKLGLLNEAESAYRKAIELDPSSADLQNKLGVVYREQGRIEEGVLCYQEALSLDSRNAEAYVNLGIVFRKLGRLEEAELFYRKAIEFQPTSSNAFNNLGNVLRLLGRQQDAVAAFEQALQNDPSSRLALNNLGSTYRTQMMFDKAINAFERSLELAPDCADTKAELIWTCANICDWESSKRWLAQAATLGAASDPVQPFMLISVDGSAQNQYLRAKTYARCTFGQQADLRPQWPAGERIRIGYFGSDFHDHATMHLISGLLRSHDRSRFEIFVYSYGVHSGGEWHDFIIEHCDHFFDISGQGDHVVLELVHSHQIDVAFDLKGYTKDSRIELFQYGLAPIQISYLGYPGTVAADFMDYIIADEVVISEKQRAFFSEKIIYLPNSYQPNDNQRMIAPRSVSRSEAGLPENGFVFCCFNNSYKISSSEFDIWMRLLDDVEGSVLWLLNTNEFAKTNLKAEAKKRNIDSERIVFADWVPQDEHLARFKLADLFVDTFICNAHTTASDALWAGVPVVTMVGDQFPARVAASLLYAVGLGELVTSSRADYEHLIKTLATDPARLRALREHLEGDRMRLPLFDTERYTRNFEEGIAKAYAIHSNGEKRRDIWVSEERH